Proteins co-encoded in one Gossypium arboreum isolate Shixiya-1 chromosome 11, ASM2569848v2, whole genome shotgun sequence genomic window:
- the LOC108474219 gene encoding cellulose synthase-like protein E1 isoform X2 — MAENEYVPLFETRQVKGRILFRCIAASILLGICFIVMYRIRYFSIGGKAERWTWIGLFLSELWFSFYWLLTTVCRWNAVIRIPFIHRLSQRFGKELPGIDIFVCTADPLLEPPSMVVNTVLSMMAYDYPPEKLSVYLSDDGGSNLTFYAMLEAANFSKTWLPFCKKFKVEPMSPEAYFRTASEPLNVEEWPSVKILIDGRDTNAVDIEGNPLPTLVYLAREKRPQYHHHFKAGAMNALIRISSRISNAPIILNVDCDMYSNNSESIKYSLCIFMDEEKGDEFGYVQFPQSFDNLTKNDIYGCSFRVIQKLEVKGLDANGGPCFIGTGCFHRREALCGKKYEKNFRFDLKKLNNTKVNERASLLEEICKVLASCTFEHNTTWGKEMGLIYGFSVEDIVTGLSVQCRGWKSVFLDPERDGFFGVAPITLFQLLVQHKRWTEVHLQVFLSKYCPLLYGYKKIPLKLRLAYCAYNLWAANCLATLYYVVVPCLCLLKGIKLFPKISSPWVLPFAYVAFSHHAYSLGEFLWCGGTFLGWCNDQRMWLFKRTTSYLFASLETILKLLGYSQLAFVITTKVADEDVSKRYDQEMIEFGVASPMFNILATLAILNLLGSFGTMKKVTMHADKGFKVLDQFGLQILLCLVLVTINLPVYQALFFRMDKGKMPSSVTYKSIIFALLACTLSVY, encoded by the exons ATGGCAGAAAATGAATATGTTCCACTGTTCGAAACAAGGCAAGTTAAGGGACGAATACTGTTCAGGTGCATCGCAGCTTCAATCTTGCTTGGCATCTGCTTCATTGTTATGTATAGAATTAGGTATTTCTCAATTGGAGGAAAAGCTGAGAGGTGGACTTGGATTGGCTTGTTTCTTTCTGAGCTATGGTTCTCATTTTATTGGCTTCTCACCACTGTTTGTAGATGGAACGCTGTCATCCGTATTCCATTCATACACAGGCTCTCTCAAAG GTTCGGAAAAGAACTACCGGGCATCGACATATTTGTGTGCACGGCGGATCCGTTGTTAGAGCCACCGAGCATGGTGGTGAACACAGTTCTATCTATGATGGCATATGATTATCCACCTGAAAAGTTAAGCGTATATTTATCAGATGATGGAGGATCGAATTTAACGTTTTATGCCATGTTAGAGGCTGcaaatttctcaaagacatggcTGCCTTTCTGCAAGAAGTTCAAAGTGGAACCCATGTCTCCTGAGGCTTACTTTAGGACAGCTTCTGAACCACTCAATGTCGAAGAATGGCCTTCAGTTAAG ATACTAATTGATGGACGAGACACCAATGCTGTGGATATTGAAGGCAACCCTTTGCCAACTCTAGTGTATTTGGCTAGAGAGAAAAGACCTCAATATCACCACCATTTCAAAGCTGGAGCCATGAATGCTCTT ATAAGGATATCATCGAGGATAAGCAATGCTCCTATTATTTTGAATGTGGATTGTGATATGTATTCCAACAATTCGGAGTCAATCAAATATTCTTTGTGCATTTTCATGGATGAAGAGAAGGGAGATGAGTTTGGCTACGTACAGTTCCCTCAAAGTTTCGATAATCTCACCAAAAATGATATCTATGGTTGCTCTTTTCGAGTAATACAAAAG TTGGAGGTTAAGGGACTTGACGCAAATGGAGGACCATGCTTTATCGGCACAGGATGCTTTCACAGGAGAGAGGCTCTCTGTGGGAAGAAATATGAGAAAAACTTTAGGTTTGATTTGAAGAAACTAAATAATACAAAGGTTAATGAAAGAGCGAGCCTCCTTGAAGAAATATGTAAAGTTCTTGCTAGTTGTACCTTTGAACACAACACAACATGGGGAAAAGAG ATGGGTTTAATATATGGCTTTTCAGTGGAAGATATTGTTACTGGGTTGAGTGTACAATGTAGGGGATGGAAATCCGTGTTTTTAGACCCTGAAAGAGATGGTTTCTTCGGAGTTGCTCCAATAACATTATTCCAGTTGCTGGTGCAACATAAGAGATGGACGGAAGTTCACCTTCAAGTTTTTCTATCGAAATATTGCCCCTTGTTATATGGATATAAAAAGATCCCTCTTAAGCTTCGACTTGCTTATTGTGCTTACAACTTGTGGGCTGCAAACTGCTTGGCTACATTGTATTATGTTGTTGTCCCATGCCTTTGCTTGCTTAAAGGCATCAAGTTGTTCCCTAAG ATATCAAGCCCTTGGGTGCTCCCATTTGCATACGTTGCCTTTTCACACCATGCATATAGCCTCGGTGAATTCTTATGGTGCGGAGGTACGTTCCTAGGTTGGTGCAACGATCAAAGGATGTGGTTGTTCAAGAGAACAACTTCATATTTATTTGCCTCACTTGAAACCATCTTGAAGCTATTAGGATATTCACAATTGGCCTTTGTCATCACTACCAAGGTAGCTGATGAAGACGTCTCCAAAAGGTATGATCAAGAGATGATTGAATTTGGAGTTGCTTCACCAATGTTTAATATTTTAGCCACACTTGCAATTTTGAATCTGTTGGGTAGCTTTGGGACAATGAAGAAGGTCACCATGCATGCAGATAAAGGCTTTAAGGTTTTGGACCAATTTGGGTTGCAAATTCTGCTCTGCTTGgttttagttacaatcaacttgccTGTATACCAAGCACTCTTTTTCCGAATGGACAAAGGAAAAATGCCTAGTTCAGTTACTTACAAGTCTATTATTTTTGCCTTGCTAGCTTGTACTCTTTCCGTGTATTGA
- the LOC108474219 gene encoding cellulose synthase-like protein E1 isoform X1: MAENEYVPLFETRQVKGRILFRCIAASILLGICFIVMYRIRYFSIGGKAERWTWIGLFLSELWFSFYWLLTTVCRWNAVIRIPFIHRLSQRFGKELPGIDIFVCTADPLLEPPSMVVNTVLSMMAYDYPPEKLSVYLSDDGGSNLTFYAMLEAANFSKTWLPFCKKFKVEPMSPEAYFRTASEPLNVEEWPSVKRLYEEMKMRIETTTKLNQIPQQVYKQHKGFREWNFVTSKHDHQTILQILIDGRDTNAVDIEGNPLPTLVYLAREKRPQYHHHFKAGAMNALIRISSRISNAPIILNVDCDMYSNNSESIKYSLCIFMDEEKGDEFGYVQFPQSFDNLTKNDIYGCSFRVIQKLEVKGLDANGGPCFIGTGCFHRREALCGKKYEKNFRFDLKKLNNTKVNERASLLEEICKVLASCTFEHNTTWGKEMGLIYGFSVEDIVTGLSVQCRGWKSVFLDPERDGFFGVAPITLFQLLVQHKRWTEVHLQVFLSKYCPLLYGYKKIPLKLRLAYCAYNLWAANCLATLYYVVVPCLCLLKGIKLFPKISSPWVLPFAYVAFSHHAYSLGEFLWCGGTFLGWCNDQRMWLFKRTTSYLFASLETILKLLGYSQLAFVITTKVADEDVSKRYDQEMIEFGVASPMFNILATLAILNLLGSFGTMKKVTMHADKGFKVLDQFGLQILLCLVLVTINLPVYQALFFRMDKGKMPSSVTYKSIIFALLACTLSVY; encoded by the exons ATGGCAGAAAATGAATATGTTCCACTGTTCGAAACAAGGCAAGTTAAGGGACGAATACTGTTCAGGTGCATCGCAGCTTCAATCTTGCTTGGCATCTGCTTCATTGTTATGTATAGAATTAGGTATTTCTCAATTGGAGGAAAAGCTGAGAGGTGGACTTGGATTGGCTTGTTTCTTTCTGAGCTATGGTTCTCATTTTATTGGCTTCTCACCACTGTTTGTAGATGGAACGCTGTCATCCGTATTCCATTCATACACAGGCTCTCTCAAAG GTTCGGAAAAGAACTACCGGGCATCGACATATTTGTGTGCACGGCGGATCCGTTGTTAGAGCCACCGAGCATGGTGGTGAACACAGTTCTATCTATGATGGCATATGATTATCCACCTGAAAAGTTAAGCGTATATTTATCAGATGATGGAGGATCGAATTTAACGTTTTATGCCATGTTAGAGGCTGcaaatttctcaaagacatggcTGCCTTTCTGCAAGAAGTTCAAAGTGGAACCCATGTCTCCTGAGGCTTACTTTAGGACAGCTTCTGAACCACTCAATGTCGAAGAATGGCCTTCAGTTAAG AGATTATACGAGGAAATGAAAATGAGGATTGAAACCACCACAAAGTTAAACCAAATTCCACAACAAGTCTATAAACAACACAAAGGATTTCGTGAGTGGAACTTTGTTACAAGTAAACATGATCATCAAACCATTCTTCAA ATACTAATTGATGGACGAGACACCAATGCTGTGGATATTGAAGGCAACCCTTTGCCAACTCTAGTGTATTTGGCTAGAGAGAAAAGACCTCAATATCACCACCATTTCAAAGCTGGAGCCATGAATGCTCTT ATAAGGATATCATCGAGGATAAGCAATGCTCCTATTATTTTGAATGTGGATTGTGATATGTATTCCAACAATTCGGAGTCAATCAAATATTCTTTGTGCATTTTCATGGATGAAGAGAAGGGAGATGAGTTTGGCTACGTACAGTTCCCTCAAAGTTTCGATAATCTCACCAAAAATGATATCTATGGTTGCTCTTTTCGAGTAATACAAAAG TTGGAGGTTAAGGGACTTGACGCAAATGGAGGACCATGCTTTATCGGCACAGGATGCTTTCACAGGAGAGAGGCTCTCTGTGGGAAGAAATATGAGAAAAACTTTAGGTTTGATTTGAAGAAACTAAATAATACAAAGGTTAATGAAAGAGCGAGCCTCCTTGAAGAAATATGTAAAGTTCTTGCTAGTTGTACCTTTGAACACAACACAACATGGGGAAAAGAG ATGGGTTTAATATATGGCTTTTCAGTGGAAGATATTGTTACTGGGTTGAGTGTACAATGTAGGGGATGGAAATCCGTGTTTTTAGACCCTGAAAGAGATGGTTTCTTCGGAGTTGCTCCAATAACATTATTCCAGTTGCTGGTGCAACATAAGAGATGGACGGAAGTTCACCTTCAAGTTTTTCTATCGAAATATTGCCCCTTGTTATATGGATATAAAAAGATCCCTCTTAAGCTTCGACTTGCTTATTGTGCTTACAACTTGTGGGCTGCAAACTGCTTGGCTACATTGTATTATGTTGTTGTCCCATGCCTTTGCTTGCTTAAAGGCATCAAGTTGTTCCCTAAG ATATCAAGCCCTTGGGTGCTCCCATTTGCATACGTTGCCTTTTCACACCATGCATATAGCCTCGGTGAATTCTTATGGTGCGGAGGTACGTTCCTAGGTTGGTGCAACGATCAAAGGATGTGGTTGTTCAAGAGAACAACTTCATATTTATTTGCCTCACTTGAAACCATCTTGAAGCTATTAGGATATTCACAATTGGCCTTTGTCATCACTACCAAGGTAGCTGATGAAGACGTCTCCAAAAGGTATGATCAAGAGATGATTGAATTTGGAGTTGCTTCACCAATGTTTAATATTTTAGCCACACTTGCAATTTTGAATCTGTTGGGTAGCTTTGGGACAATGAAGAAGGTCACCATGCATGCAGATAAAGGCTTTAAGGTTTTGGACCAATTTGGGTTGCAAATTCTGCTCTGCTTGgttttagttacaatcaacttgccTGTATACCAAGCACTCTTTTTCCGAATGGACAAAGGAAAAATGCCTAGTTCAGTTACTTACAAGTCTATTATTTTTGCCTTGCTAGCTTGTACTCTTTCCGTGTATTGA